In Arcobacter sp. F2176, the following are encoded in one genomic region:
- a CDS encoding Cj0069 family protein, which yields MKNTIFIIEYAKGSDKGFDGFRPDTKPILDAIEKVTDYKTEIVFYRPNRKYDLLDYLKEKAVAVISRINPGNLKEVDEYFQFLKALGNSGIEVHTHPDVMINLDFKDILAKLKGTQLGDDESYFYHTFTDFATRFPADLDKHGIRVLKTNYGSTGEGVYLVSKKDDGSIFSVEAVNNQKFYFDDINEFLHKFEPNFEDNISEYAAYFTGKTGFVGCRYLERISEGEIRVLLVNDKPISVVHKKPQEGQFSATLFSGAKYKYESPNEPKWKAVVELTMHGLKDLKPYLNGQNYPLLWTMDYILDYNEDGSDKYVLSEINCSCVGITSELQYAKDVAEVFVSKKKK from the coding sequence ATGAAAAACACTATATTCATAATTGAATATGCAAAAGGAAGTGATAAAGGCTTTGATGGTTTTCGACCAGATACAAAACCTATCTTGGATGCTATAGAAAAAGTAACAGATTATAAAACTGAGATTGTATTTTATAGACCAAATAGAAAATATGATTTATTGGATTATCTAAAAGAAAAAGCAGTTGCTGTTATAAGTAGAATCAATCCTGGCAATTTAAAAGAAGTGGATGAATATTTTCAATTTCTAAAGGCTTTGGGAAATTCTGGTATTGAGGTACATACCCATCCAGATGTTATGATTAATCTTGATTTTAAAGATATTCTTGCCAAATTAAAAGGAACACAATTAGGAGATGATGAAAGCTATTTTTATCATACCTTTACAGATTTTGCAACAAGATTTCCAGCTGATTTAGATAAACATGGAATAAGAGTTTTAAAAACAAATTATGGCTCAACAGGTGAGGGTGTTTATTTGGTATCAAAAAAAGATGATGGTTCTATATTTTCTGTGGAAGCTGTAAATAATCAAAAGTTTTATTTTGATGATATCAATGAATTTTTACATAAATTTGAGCCAAATTTTGAAGACAATATTTCAGAATATGCTGCATATTTTACAGGAAAAACTGGCTTTGTAGGGTGTAGATATTTGGAACGAATAAGTGAAGGAGAGATAAGAGTTTTACTTGTAAATGATAAGCCTATCTCAGTTGTTCATAAAAAACCACAAGAGGGACAATTCTCTGCAACACTATTTTCAGGAGCAAAATATAAATATGAATCACCAAATGAGCCAAAATGGAAAGCAGTAGTAGAACTTACAATGCATGGATTGAAAGATTTAAAACCATATCTAAACGGTCAAAATTATCCTTTACTTTGGACTATGGATTATATTTTAGATTATAATGAAGATGGAAGTGATAAATATGTTTTATCAGAGATAAATTGTTCTTGTGTAGGAATTACAAGTGAGCTCCAATATGCAAAAGATGTTGCTGAGGTTTTTGTATCAAAAAAGAAAAAATAA
- a CDS encoding transglutaminase-like cysteine peptidase gives MKTITFILLISTLIYGHTLQFTQSDIAKIKDNPNKNAIIKRIQNYEALEKKIKNFSTIRKLGHINSFYNHILPELDKQKYGISDYWSTRKEFLIEGRGDCEDYTIAKYFSLLENGFSKDNLFLAVVQVKGKATKHMVLLYFPRRDKIPYVLDNLSFRVIPLNKRPSLEVDFIFNEKESYLMKNDKISKKVKVNWGKEDKWNNLLKRVYVNKE, from the coding sequence ATGAAAACAATTACATTTATTTTACTGATTTCAACATTAATATATGGTCATACTCTACAATTTACCCAATCAGATATTGCAAAGATAAAAGATAATCCAAATAAAAATGCAATTATAAAAAGAATACAAAATTATGAAGCATTAGAAAAGAAAATTAAAAATTTCTCTACAATTAGAAAACTTGGGCACATCAATAGTTTCTACAATCACATTCTTCCAGAACTTGATAAACAAAAATATGGGATAAGTGATTATTGGAGTACAAGAAAAGAGTTTTTGATTGAAGGGAGAGGTGATTGTGAAGATTATACTATTGCAAAGTACTTTTCACTTCTTGAAAATGGCTTTTCTAAAGATAATCTTTTTTTAGCTGTTGTTCAAGTCAAAGGAAAAGCTACTAAACATATGGTGCTACTTTATTTTCCAAGAAGAGATAAAATCCCATATGTCTTAGATAATCTTAGTTTTAGAGTAATACCTTTAAATAAAAGACCCTCCTTGGAAGTGGATTTTATATTTAATGAAAAAGAATCCTATCTTATGAAAAATGATAAAATAAGCAAAAAAGTCAAAGTTAATTGGGGAAAAGAAGATAAATGGAATAACTTACTTAAAAGAGTTTATGTAAACAAGGAGTAA
- a CDS encoding beta-ketoacyl-ACP synthase III codes for MAYAAFRSIGAYIPEKIMTNFDFEKIMDTSDEWITKRTGIKERRVAAKDEFPSDMGANAARIAIQRAGIELTDIDMIVCATVTPDYLCMPSTACVLASKLGLRDVQAFDISAACTGFIYALSIAKAFIESGMKKNVLIVGAEKYTSILNYEDRGTAFIFGDGAGAAIISATDKKEEAIVDVKCSSDGDYDHLIMTPGGGSRNPCSPEVVEQKLACIQMKGGETFKLAVKTLTSDVKEMFEKHNLKAEEINHFIPHQANYRIIKAVGEALGLNDEQTVVTVDKYGNTSAASIPMAMNYAYEQGRIKAGDNVLFDAFGAGLTWGSALFPFSPKK; via the coding sequence ATGGCTTACGCAGCTTTTAGATCAATAGGTGCTTACATACCAGAAAAAATCATGACTAACTTTGATTTTGAAAAAATCATGGACACATCTGATGAATGGATAACAAAAAGAACTGGTATAAAAGAAAGAAGGGTAGCAGCAAAGGATGAATTTCCATCTGATATGGGTGCAAATGCAGCCAGAATTGCTATTCAAAGAGCAGGAATAGAACTAACTGACATAGATATGATTGTCTGTGCAACTGTAACTCCTGATTACCTTTGTATGCCCTCAACTGCTTGTGTATTAGCATCAAAATTGGGTTTAAGAGATGTGCAAGCTTTCGATATAAGTGCTGCATGTACTGGATTTATATATGCTTTATCTATTGCAAAAGCATTTATAGAATCTGGCATGAAAAAAAATGTGCTAATTGTAGGTGCTGAAAAATATACTTCTATTTTAAATTATGAAGATAGAGGAACAGCTTTTATTTTTGGCGATGGTGCAGGTGCAGCAATTATATCTGCAACTGATAAAAAAGAAGAAGCAATAGTTGATGTAAAATGTTCTAGTGATGGTGATTATGACCACTTAATCATGACTCCAGGGGGAGGAAGTAGAAATCCTTGTTCACCTGAAGTAGTTGAGCAAAAACTAGCTTGTATCCAAATGAAGGGTGGCGAAACTTTTAAATTGGCAGTTAAAACTTTAACTTCTGATGTAAAAGAGATGTTTGAAAAACATAATTTAAAAGCAGAAGAGATTAATCATTTTATTCCTCACCAAGCGAACTATAGAATTATAAAAGCTGTTGGTGAAGCTTTAGGACTAAATGATGAGCAAACTGTTGTAACTGTAGATAAATACGGAAATACTTCAGCAGCTTCTATTCCTATGGCTATGAACTATGCTTATGAACAAGGAAGAATAAAAGCTGGTGATAATGTACTTTTTGATGCATTTGGAGCTGGACTTACTTGGGGAAGTGCTTTATTCCCATTCTCACCTAAAAAATAA
- the plsX gene encoding phosphate acyltransferase PlsX translates to MLKIAIDAMGGDFGPEPIIDGLIAALRINTAFSAIAVGRKEELLKLIPPEYLRRIEILDCNDVISMQDHATDALKRKDSSIYQAIELVKNGQADAVVSAGHSGASMSLATLRIGRIKGVTRPAIATLMPTSENQNTLVLDVGANVDCDEKNLFEFAVMGQIYAQDVLKLDEPIIGLLSNGEEESKGNEVTKAAYELLANSQIKNFAGNVEGSDIFKGTVDVVVCDGFIGNILLKTAEGVADTIGQILKKNLKRSLISIAGAVLMRKVFKSLKVRVDYAEYGGAPLLGVKAPVIIAHGKSNPKAIKNAINQAISAASSRLEQDIEDKLAKYRNF, encoded by the coding sequence ATGCTAAAAATAGCAATTGATGCGATGGGTGGGGACTTCGGTCCCGAACCTATTATAGACGGTCTAATAGCCGCTCTTAGAATAAACACAGCTTTTTCTGCAATTGCTGTAGGTAGAAAAGAAGAACTACTAAAACTTATCCCACCTGAATACTTACGAAGAATAGAAATCCTTGATTGTAATGATGTTATATCTATGCAAGACCATGCGACTGATGCATTAAAAAGAAAAGATAGCTCTATTTATCAAGCTATTGAACTTGTTAAAAATGGTCAAGCAGATGCTGTTGTTTCAGCAGGACATTCTGGAGCTTCAATGTCTTTAGCTACGTTAAGAATTGGAAGAATCAAAGGTGTTACAAGACCTGCTATTGCAACACTTATGCCAACTAGTGAAAATCAAAATACTTTAGTATTAGATGTAGGGGCAAATGTTGATTGTGATGAAAAGAATCTTTTTGAATTTGCAGTTATGGGACAAATCTACGCTCAAGATGTTTTGAAACTTGATGAACCAATTATTGGATTACTAAGTAATGGGGAAGAAGAATCAAAAGGTAACGAAGTTACAAAAGCAGCTTATGAATTATTAGCTAATTCACAAATCAAAAATTTTGCTGGAAATGTTGAAGGTAGTGATATCTTCAAAGGGACAGTTGATGTTGTTGTTTGTGATGGATTTATTGGAAATATATTGTTAAAAACAGCCGAAGGTGTAGCAGATACTATTGGGCAGATATTGAAAAAAAATCTAAAAAGATCTCTAATCTCTATTGCAGGTGCTGTATTAATGAGAAAAGTCTTTAAATCGCTAAAAGTAAGAGTTGATTATGCAGAATATGGTGGAGCTCCTTTATTAGGTGTTAAAGCTCCAGTGATAATAGCACATGGAAAATCAAATCCAAAAGCTATAAAAAATGCAATAAATCAGGCTATAAGTGCAGCGAGTTCTAGACTAGAACAAGATATAGAAGATAAACTTGCAAAATATAGAAATTTTTAA
- the rpmF gene encoding 50S ribosomal protein L32: MAVPKRRVSHSRSAKRRTHYKITLKRPVKDSDGTWKMPHTVNPNTGEYKN; encoded by the coding sequence ATGGCAGTACCAAAGAGAAGAGTGTCACACTCAAGATCAGCTAAGAGAAGAACTCACTATAAAATTACACTTAAAAGACCTGTAAAAGATAGTGATGGAACTTGGAAAATGCCTCATACGGTAAACCCGAATACTGGCGAATATAAAAACTAA
- the ndk gene encoding nucleoside-diphosphate kinase, which produces MEQTLSIIKPDAVAKNVVGKILDRFESAGLRIAATRKMQLSRADAEAFYAVHAERPFFGELVEFMISGPVVVSVLEGDNAMSINRDLMGATNPKEAAAGTIRADFADSIDANAVHGSDSVENAANEIKFFFSDREIC; this is translated from the coding sequence ACAAACATTATCTATCATCAAACCTGATGCTGTAGCTAAAAATGTTGTAGGGAAAATCTTAGACAGATTTGAATCTGCTGGACTAAGAATTGCAGCTACTAGAAAAATGCAATTAAGTAGAGCTGATGCTGAAGCTTTTTATGCTGTACATGCTGAGAGACCATTTTTTGGTGAATTAGTAGAATTTATGATTTCTGGACCTGTTGTAGTTTCAGTTTTAGAAGGTGACAATGCAATGTCTATCAACAGAGATTTAATGGGTGCTACTAATCCTAAAGAAGCTGCTGCTGGTACAATTAGAGCTGATTTTGCTGATTCTATTGATGCAAATGCAGTTCATGGTTCTGATTCTGTAGAGAATGCAGCTAATGAAATTAAATTTTTCTTTTCAGATAGAGAAATCTGTTAG